In one Rhopalosiphum padi isolate XX-2018 chromosome 3, ASM2088224v1, whole genome shotgun sequence genomic region, the following are encoded:
- the LOC132924961 gene encoding sialin-like → MTYQTFLITARGQVMIALMVGVYLVTATRTHSNQMVINVTGNRDIYSEMNVIYQFAYLVIQLPTGLIADRLNPVTSLAVILAGLAITSAVSPFALIGLSSWSWTPWPSAIPILVTGAVYAVNGALAGSWWPFMNVMLSNWAPPDELAYMYSTISTGVPGGIVVGNLFTGFFYALHGCDFGYSFFVMSGLCLAWSIAWFLTCHHHPADDPGVRPSELERIITSRQPKAQLPVPWMKIVGSLPVWSVMLANFGSTVFYTILIMYMPVYLKYTMHVDIVENGLMSTLPSLGQIAVMFTAGRCASLIQAKDWLDVTAIRKVFSCIGMAIPAILVSVATVIPNTYIFYSFLVISYSVSGSVFSGFRVSQMEMAPNFVAVITAICDIFGSLAMNLTHVAFLVTFGQSSDQVAWNEICWCLSVILIMFLVPFVLFGNSKIQSWNTLKTTSISEPIAI, encoded by the exons ATGACGTATCAGACGTTTTTGATAACGGCCCGCGGCCAGGTAATGATAGCACTCATGGTCGGCGTCTATCTGGTCACGGCTACCCGAACCCACTCCAATCAGATGGTGATTAACGTCACCGGCAATCGCGACATATATTCCGAGATGAACGTTATCTACCAATTCGCGTACTTGGTCATCCAGTTGCCGACCGGGCTGATCGCGGACCGCCTGAACCCGGTCACCTCGCTGGCCGTTATCTTGGCCGGGCTGGCCATCACGTCGGCCGTCTCGCCGTTCGCGCTCATCGGCCTCTCGTCGTGGTCGTGGACACCGTGGCCGTCGGCCATCCCCATCCTGGTGACCGGCGCCGTGTACGCTGTCAACGGCGCACTGGCCGGTTCGTGGTGGCCGTTCATGAACGTCATGCTGTCCAACTGGGCGCCGCCCGATGAATTGGCGTACATGTACTCCACCATCAGTACAGGCGTGCCCGGCGGCATAGTGGTCGGAAACTTGTTCACCGGTTTCTTTTACGCCTTGCACGGTTGCGACTTTGGTTACAGCTTTTTCGTCATGTCC GGCTTATGCCTGGCGTGGAGCATCGCCTGGTTTTTGACGTGCCACCATCATCCGGCCGACGACCCGGGCGTCCGGCCATCCGAGCTCGAACGGATTATCACCAGCCGCCAACCCAAGGCTCAACTGCCGGTGCCGTGGATGAAGATCGTCGGTTCGTTGCCCGTGTGGTCAGTGATGTTGGCCAATTTCGGTTCGACCGTGTTCTACACTATTCTCATCATGTACATGCCCGTATATCTCAAGTACACGATGCATGTGGACATTGTGGAAAACGGTTTAATGTCCACGTTGCCATCGCTCGGCCAGATAGCCGTCATGTTCACGGCCGGGAGGTGTGCGTCGTTAATCCAGGCCAAAGATTGGTTGGACGTCACAGCCATCAGAAAA GTTTTTAGTTGTATCGGCATGGCGATACCAGCGATCCTTGTTTCGGTCGCGACGGTCATACCGAATACTTATATCTTCTACAGTTTTCTAGTAATATCGTACAGTGTCTCTGGTTCGGTGTTCTCCGGTTTCCGAGTCAGTCAAATGGAAATGGCTCCGAATTTCGTGGCCGTGATCACGGCTATTTGTGATATTTTCGGCAGCCTCGCGATGAACCTTACTCACGTAGCGTTCCTCGTGACTTTTGGACAGTCTTCCGATCAGGTGGCGTGGAATGAAATCTGTTGGTGTCTGAGCGTAATACTTATTATGTTTCTTGTCCCGTTCGTCTTGTTCGGGAATAGCAAAATACAATCGTGGAATACACTCAAAACAACATCAATAAGCGAACCAATTGCAATATAA